Proteins encoded in a region of the Inquilinus sp. KBS0705 genome:
- a CDS encoding 2'-5' RNA ligase family protein, with product MTSYADYLFLLSPPEPIKELIGKYKKASVKHIGNFKSMDAPAHISVLHAERQKPFFADTTVVKMENAINIIPPILLHIDGFKYFTHLHAQYTIYAHIRITPAVDAWFTLLKKTLGIRKTLVPQITVVRNIPETHFNTLWPHFHHKKLVEPFLINELTIVKRETFGGLPQWEPFKKFQFRGTRPLEYLDSDETKSQIGLF from the coding sequence ATGACCAGCTACGCCGATTATCTCTTTCTCCTCTCGCCGCCTGAACCTATCAAGGAGCTGATAGGCAAGTACAAAAAGGCATCGGTAAAACACATCGGTAATTTTAAAAGTATGGACGCGCCTGCACATATATCTGTACTGCACGCCGAGCGCCAAAAGCCTTTCTTTGCTGATACTACGGTGGTTAAAATGGAGAACGCTATCAACATAATACCGCCCATTTTGCTGCATATTGATGGGTTTAAGTACTTCACTCATTTGCATGCGCAGTACACCATTTACGCGCACATCCGCATTACGCCCGCTGTTGATGCCTGGTTTACGCTGTTAAAAAAGACCCTGGGTATCCGCAAAACATTAGTACCCCAGATTACCGTAGTGCGCAACATTCCCGAAACGCATTTTAACACGCTGTGGCCGCATTTTCATCACAAAAAGCTGGTAGAACCCTTTTTGATAAATGAGCTTACTATTGTAAAACGCGAAACCTTTGGCGGCCTGCCCCAGTGGGAACCTTTTAAAAAATTCCAGTTCAGAGGTACCCGGCCACTTGAATATTTAGACAGCGATGAGACGAAGAGCCAGATAGGTTTGTTTTGA
- a CDS encoding GNAT family N-acetyltransferase — translation MTIQDFDITVATAQHADFAPMICDEMAESAKARGTGIAQRSPEYVANKMLEGKAVIALHKDGTWAGFCYIETWSHGDFVANSGLIVNPLYRKSGLAKAIKQKIFDLSRKKYPQAKIFGLTTGLAVMKINSELGYEPVTYSELTQDENFWKGCTSCVNYDILMSKDRKNCMCTAMLFDPEVVQKQYEEKMKKITHKATLLERIENAIKKRMEKIVLLG, via the coding sequence ATGACCATACAAGATTTTGATATAACGGTAGCCACTGCACAACATGCAGATTTTGCCCCTATGATTTGCGATGAAATGGCAGAGAGTGCAAAGGCGCGCGGCACCGGTATTGCACAACGCTCGCCAGAGTATGTGGCTAATAAAATGCTGGAAGGCAAAGCGGTTATAGCCCTGCATAAAGATGGCACCTGGGCCGGGTTTTGCTATATCGAGACCTGGAGTCACGGCGATTTTGTAGCCAACTCGGGTTTAATTGTAAACCCGCTATATCGCAAATCGGGGCTTGCAAAGGCCATCAAGCAAAAAATATTCGACCTTTCGCGCAAAAAATATCCGCAAGCCAAAATATTTGGTTTAACCACCGGCCTCGCGGTAATGAAAATAAACTCCGAATTGGGCTACGAACCGGTAACCTATTCGGAGCTTACCCAGGACGAGAACTTTTGGAAAGGCTGCACCAGTTGTGTTAATTACGACATATTGATGAGCAAAGACCGCAAAAACTGCATGTGCACCGCTATGTTGTTTGACCCGGAAGTAGTGCAAAAGCAGTACGAAGAAAAAATGAAGAAAATAACGCACAAGGCAACGCTGCTGGAACGTATTGAGAATGCGATAAAAAAACGCATGGAGAAGATCGTGTTGTTAGGTTAA
- a CDS encoding GNAT family N-acetyltransferase, with protein sequence MTALTQIQPINPADAPQLLTLSRDTFFDAFAHLNNPDDMEAYASKAFTLPKLQQELNNPDSYFYYALYDNEVAGYLKLNRNAAQTEFGDTDALEVERIYVLNKFQGKQIGGHLLNFAIQTAINAGLKQIWLGVWENNAGAIRFYQKNGFEQFSSHSFMLGNDKQTDILMKRPL encoded by the coding sequence ATGACCGCTTTAACACAAATACAACCCATAAACCCTGCAGATGCGCCGCAGCTGCTTACCCTAAGCCGCGATACGTTTTTTGATGCCTTTGCGCATTTAAATAACCCTGATGATATGGAGGCTTATGCCTCAAAGGCTTTTACATTGCCTAAACTACAGCAGGAGCTAAATAACCCCGATTCGTACTTTTACTATGCCCTTTACGACAATGAGGTGGCCGGTTATTTGAAACTTAACCGCAACGCCGCCCAAACGGAGTTTGGCGATACCGATGCACTGGAGGTAGAGCGCATATATGTGCTTAACAAATTTCAGGGCAAACAAATTGGGGGTCACTTGCTTAATTTTGCCATTCAAACTGCTATTAACGCCGGCCTAAAACAAATATGGCTGGGTGTATGGGAAAACAACGCCGGGGCTATACGCTTTTACCAAAAAAATGGCTTTGAGCAGTTTAGCAGCCATAGCTTTATGCTGGGTAACGATAAGCAAACCGATATTTTAATGAAGAGGCCGCTGTAA
- a CDS encoding 2'-5' RNA ligase family protein, whose translation MILQIETAPLLLTLNLNPQAQLFFNNLRNRHFPAERNFIDAHLMLFHKLPPGEDSIYSDIENITQVVSSFDLQVAGISGIGNGVAYKVVSHNLQQLHKQLQHKWEKWLIPQDKNKLWPHITIQNKVSAENATELLQHLSNTFKPFNITATGLSLWAYIGGPWQFIRSFDFIDKA comes from the coding sequence TTGATTTTGCAAATAGAAACAGCACCACTGCTTTTAACGCTTAACTTAAACCCCCAGGCGCAGCTATTTTTTAATAATTTACGTAACAGGCATTTCCCGGCCGAGCGTAATTTTATTGACGCCCATTTAATGCTTTTTCATAAACTGCCGCCGGGGGAGGATAGCATATACAGTGATATCGAAAATATCACTCAGGTGGTTAGCTCCTTTGATTTACAGGTTGCAGGTATATCCGGCATTGGCAATGGGGTAGCATACAAGGTAGTTAGCCATAATTTGCAACAACTGCACAAGCAGCTTCAGCATAAGTGGGAGAAATGGCTTATACCGCAGGACAAGAATAAGCTTTGGCCGCATATCACTATACAAAACAAAGTTTCTGCAGAAAATGCTACTGAATTGCTACAACACCTGTCAAACACGTTTAAACCATTTAATATTACAGCGACAGGGTTAAGCCTTTGGGCATACATAGGCGGCCCGTGGCAATTTATAAGATCGTTTGATTTTATAGATAAGGCTTAA
- a CDS encoding RNA polymerase sigma factor has product MAEREDAFRKIYEANSKKIFHLCYGYTGDDDAANDLLQETFLKVWQNLHKFRNQALISTWIYRIAVNTCLTYLRSEKRQAKDELTPLIAENKKEEFSEKNEQVALLYKCISKLEESERIIITLVLDEVPYPEIAEVSGISEGNLRVKIYRIKQKLTELYNQYERL; this is encoded by the coding sequence GTGGCAGAAAGAGAAGACGCTTTCAGGAAAATTTACGAAGCCAATTCAAAAAAGATATTCCACTTGTGCTATGGCTATACGGGCGACGATGATGCTGCAAACGACCTGTTACAGGAAACCTTTTTAAAAGTTTGGCAAAATCTGCATAAATTTCGTAACCAGGCGTTAATATCAACCTGGATATACCGCATTGCCGTAAATACCTGTTTAACCTACCTTCGATCAGAAAAACGCCAGGCGAAAGACGAATTAACACCGCTTATTGCCGAAAATAAAAAAGAAGAATTTTCGGAAAAAAACGAGCAGGTTGCTTTGTTGTATAAGTGTATATCTAAACTGGAAGAATCAGAAAGAATTATAATAACATTGGTGCTTGACGAAGTACCGTATCCCGAAATTGCAGAGGTTTCGGGGATATCAGAGGGGAATTTGAGAGTGAAGATATATCGCATTAAACAAAAATTGACAGAGTTATACAATCAATATGAAAGACTTTGA
- a CDS encoding dicarboxylate/amino acid:cation symporter: protein MQKSKLTLYIFIALILGVLAGYIYNATVINNINTKISAAEANIKTIDSQIAASADTTTVTFKMLKTARAGQVKLRKDSDTLREDKLVGFTVLSDIFLRLIKMIVAPLVFTTLVVGVAKVGDIKAVGRIGGKTLLWFLSATLISLLLGMVLVNFFKPGEAMHLPLPDSHLSTDIKKTALSLRDFIGHVFPKSFIEAMANNEILQIVVFSLFFGVATAAIGEKGQIIIKAMDAIAHVILKITGYVMQLAPLAVFGAITAIIAKQGLGILSTYAIFIGEFYFSLLILWLVIVLAGFAVLKGRAFNLVNNIKDAMLIAFSTSTSEAAYPKVLLELERFGCNNKIVSFVLPLGYSFNLDGSMMYMTFASLFLAQSYGIHLSFEQQLSMLLILMLTSKGIAGVPRASLVVIAGTISLFNIPEAGLALLIGIDPLLDMGRSATNVLGNAMATAVVSKWEGELGD, encoded by the coding sequence ATGCAAAAAAGCAAACTAACCCTTTACATTTTTATTGCGCTTATATTAGGTGTATTAGCCGGCTATATTTACAATGCTACGGTAATTAACAACATTAATACCAAAATTAGTGCAGCCGAGGCTAATATCAAAACTATTGATAGCCAGATAGCGGCCAGTGCCGATACCACTACGGTTACTTTTAAAATGTTAAAAACCGCCAGGGCAGGGCAGGTAAAACTGCGTAAAGATAGCGATACCCTGCGCGAGGATAAGCTGGTTGGCTTTACTGTTTTAAGCGATATATTTTTGCGGCTTATAAAAATGATAGTGGCACCACTGGTATTTACCACGCTGGTTGTAGGGGTTGCTAAAGTGGGCGACATTAAGGCCGTTGGCCGCATAGGTGGTAAAACCTTGCTTTGGTTTTTAAGCGCTACGCTTATATCGCTATTGTTAGGTATGGTACTGGTTAACTTTTTTAAACCCGGCGAAGCCATGCACCTGCCATTGCCCGATAGCCACCTGAGTACCGATATTAAAAAAACAGCACTTTCGCTGCGCGATTTTATAGGCCACGTTTTCCCTAAAAGTTTTATTGAGGCAATGGCCAATAACGAGATACTGCAAATAGTGGTGTTCTCGTTGTTTTTTGGTGTGGCAACCGCCGCCATTGGCGAAAAGGGCCAGATTATTATAAAAGCAATGGATGCCATTGCCCATGTTATTTTAAAGATAACCGGCTATGTAATGCAACTGGCTCCCTTAGCGGTATTTGGCGCTATAACAGCAATTATTGCCAAGCAGGGTTTAGGCATACTGTCTACCTATGCTATATTTATAGGCGAATTTTACTTTTCGTTATTGATACTGTGGCTGGTAATTGTACTGGCAGGCTTTGCGGTATTAAAGGGCCGTGCCTTTAACCTGGTTAATAATATTAAGGATGCTATGCTGATAGCGTTCAGTACATCAACCAGCGAGGCAGCCTACCCAAAAGTATTGCTGGAGTTGGAGCGCTTTGGCTGCAACAATAAAATAGTAAGCTTTGTGCTGCCTTTAGGCTACTCGTTTAACCTGGATGGCTCGATGATGTACATGACCTTTGCATCGCTGTTTCTGGCACAATCATACGGTATACACCTTTCATTCGAGCAGCAGTTGTCTATGCTGCTTATTTTAATGCTTACCAGCAAAGGCATAGCGGGCGTGCCACGCGCATCATTAGTGGTAATAGCCGGTACCATATCTCTGTTTAATATCCCGGAAGCCGGTTTGGCCCTGTTAATAGGTATCGACCCCTTATTGGATATGGGCCGCTCGGCTACCAACGTTTTAGGCAATGCTATGGCAACCGCGGTGGTGAGTAAGTGGGAGGGAGAGCTGGGGGATTAA
- a CDS encoding four helix bundle protein gives MRDYKKLDIWKKAHLFTKQVYLEILPLMPVEERFALTSQLRRSTYSIPLNIVEGCGKNTDKDFTHYLDNALGSALEVEYTCYLIFDLGYISEDKYDLVNKPINEIKAMLISFIKFLRDGK, from the coding sequence ATGAGAGATTATAAAAAACTTGATATTTGGAAAAAAGCCCATTTGTTTACAAAACAAGTATATCTGGAAATATTGCCTTTAATGCCAGTGGAAGAAAGATTCGCTTTAACCAGCCAGCTTAGGCGCTCAACTTATTCTATTCCATTGAACATTGTGGAAGGATGCGGAAAAAATACTGATAAGGACTTTACCCACTATCTTGATAATGCCTTAGGTTCGGCATTGGAGGTAGAATATACATGTTATTTGATCTTTGACCTGGGATATATCTCTGAAGACAAATACGATTTAGTTAACAAACCTATAAACGAGATCAAAGCGATGCTTATCTCATTCATCAAATTTTTGAGAGATGGAAAATAA
- a CDS encoding DUF871 domain-containing protein, which yields MKDFDHLMSVWQGQPTQDQLSVDDVLKQVKKGIRGLTTRMYWSIIAMGITIAFAFIVTFFGAFNSWVTTAGILIVLATMLMYLLMIVRQYHILSKRDATLNPTEYLDSLKEYQKNRTKVIGWFYYTYILLISGGLSLYFIEVLQNASVYFKFATYGSTIAWILFTTFYLKPRIFKNEEEKLNLMIDRLVRLQDQFD from the coding sequence ATGAAAGACTTTGATCATTTAATGTCGGTTTGGCAGGGACAGCCAACACAGGATCAGCTTTCGGTAGACGATGTGCTGAAACAAGTAAAAAAAGGCATACGCGGCTTAACAACCCGTATGTACTGGAGCATTATTGCTATGGGCATAACTATTGCCTTTGCCTTTATAGTTACCTTTTTTGGCGCGTTTAACTCGTGGGTAACCACGGCAGGTATATTAATTGTATTGGCCACTATGTTAATGTATTTATTGATGATAGTAAGGCAATACCACATACTAAGCAAGCGCGATGCTACCCTAAACCCTACCGAATATTTAGACAGCCTTAAGGAGTATCAAAAAAACCGCACTAAGGTTATAGGCTGGTTTTATTATACCTATATCCTGTTAATTAGCGGCGGCCTATCCCTCTACTTTATCGAGGTGCTGCAAAACGCGTCGGTTTACTTTAAGTTTGCTACCTATGGCTCAACCATTGCATGGATATTGTTTACCACGTTTTATTTAAAGCCAAGGATATTTAAAAACGAAGAAGAAAAATTAAATTTGATGATTGACCGCCTGGTGCGGCTGCAAGATCAATTTGATTAG
- a CDS encoding four helix bundle protein, whose translation MTDTAKVDFAESIKKRTKKFVVDNIRFFRTLPKTEEAKIIGRQLLRSSSSVGSNYRAACRARSQAEFHSKLSIVVEEADESVFWMEVLVEADIVKKTELDELIDEANQILKITSASRKTVTKPK comes from the coding sequence ATGACTGATACCGCCAAAGTAGATTTTGCAGAATCGATAAAGAAAAGGACAAAGAAATTTGTTGTAGATAATATCCGGTTTTTTAGAACGTTGCCTAAAACAGAAGAAGCTAAGATAATTGGACGGCAGTTATTACGGTCTTCCTCATCCGTAGGGTCAAATTACAGGGCAGCATGCAGGGCAAGGTCGCAAGCTGAGTTTCATTCAAAACTTTCAATTGTTGTGGAGGAGGCTGATGAATCGGTATTTTGGATGGAAGTGTTAGTTGAAGCTGATATTGTTAAAAAAACTGAGCTTGACGAGCTGATAGATGAAGCCAACCAAATATTAAAAATAACCTCCGCATCGCGCAAAACCGTAACAAAGCCCAAATAA
- a CDS encoding 50S ribosomal protein L27 — MAHKKGAGSSRNGRESHSKRLGIKIFGGQPAIAGNIIVRQRGTKHNPGLNVGIGKDHTLFALKAGNVVFKKKADNRSYVSVIPFETAPVAEDIAPVVEAKAEPKAKKVAAPVAEAAPVAEIATEEEAAPKAKKAAAPKVKKESAE; from the coding sequence ATGGCACACAAAAAAGGGGCCGGTAGTTCAAGAAACGGCCGCGAATCACATAGCAAACGTTTAGGTATCAAAATTTTCGGTGGTCAGCCAGCTATTGCAGGTAACATCATCGTTCGTCAGCGTGGTACAAAACACAACCCGGGCCTTAACGTAGGTATCGGTAAAGATCATACCTTATTTGCATTAAAAGCAGGCAACGTAGTATTTAAAAAGAAAGCAGACAACCGTTCATACGTATCTGTTATCCCTTTTGAAACTGCACCAGTTGCTGAAGACATTGCACCTGTTGTTGAAGCTAAGGCTGAACCAAAAGCAAAAAAAGTTGCAGCACCGGTTGCTGAAGCAGCACCGGTTGCAGAAATAGCTACTGAAGAAGAAGCAGCTCCAAAAGCAAAAAAGGCAGCAGCACCTAAAGTGAAAAAAGAATCAGCTGAATAA
- the ypdA gene encoding YpdA family putative bacillithiol disulfide reductase, producing the protein MLDILIIGGGPIGLACGLAAQKAGLSFVIVEKGCLVNSLYNYPSTMTFFSTSEKLEIGGVPFVTVHNKPTRNDALEYYRRVALSNNLPLNLFEEVTNVKPIDGGYSITTTKVTYQAKKVILSTGFYDIAVNLDIPGEELPKVKHYYQDPHYYTSQKVVVVGSSNSAIDVALETYRKGAEVTLVVRGPEISSRVKYWVRPDIINRIKEGSIKAYFSSSLKAIYQTEVDIETPEGLITIPNDFVMAMTGYKPNFEFLKKLGIILSEDKFIPQYNPDTMETNLPGLYLAGVVCGGLDTHLWFIENSRIHADMIIGDIVAKR; encoded by the coding sequence ATGCTGGATATACTCATTATAGGTGGCGGCCCCATTGGTTTGGCATGCGGCCTGGCGGCTCAAAAAGCGGGGCTTAGCTTTGTTATTGTCGAGAAAGGCTGTTTGGTAAACTCGCTGTACAATTACCCCTCAACCATGACCTTCTTCTCTACATCCGAAAAGCTGGAGATAGGCGGCGTACCCTTTGTTACCGTGCACAACAAACCCACCCGTAACGATGCCCTGGAGTATTATCGCCGTGTAGCATTATCCAATAACCTACCGCTTAACTTGTTTGAAGAGGTTACCAACGTAAAGCCCATTGATGGAGGTTACAGCATTACTACCACAAAAGTCACTTACCAGGCTAAAAAAGTGATACTATCTACAGGCTTTTATGATATCGCGGTTAATTTGGACATCCCCGGCGAGGAGCTGCCAAAAGTAAAACACTACTACCAGGATCCTCATTACTACACTTCGCAAAAGGTGGTGGTGGTAGGCAGCAGCAACTCTGCAATTGATGTGGCATTAGAAACCTATCGTAAAGGTGCCGAAGTAACCTTAGTAGTGCGCGGGCCCGAAATTAGCAGCCGGGTAAAATATTGGGTACGCCCCGATATTATAAACCGTATAAAAGAAGGAAGTATAAAAGCCTATTTCAGCTCCAGCTTAAAAGCAATATACCAAACCGAGGTGGATATTGAAACCCCCGAAGGCCTGATTACCATTCCCAACGATTTTGTGATGGCCATGACGGGTTATAAACCCAACTTTGAATTTCTAAAAAAGCTGGGCATCATCCTGTCCGAAGATAAATTTATCCCCCAGTACAACCCTGATACTATGGAAACCAACCTGCCCGGCCTTTACCTTGCTGGTGTAGTTTGCGGCGGACTGGATACACACCTTTGGTTCATAGAAAACTCGCGCATACACGCGGATATGATCATCGGCGATATTGTGGCTAAGCGTTAA
- the rplU gene encoding 50S ribosomal protein L21, producing MYAIVSIAGQQFKVAKDQQIFVHRLQGDEGASIEFDQVLLAENEGKFKLGSDLKSAKVSAKIVSHLKGDKVIIFKKKRRKGYKKKNGHRQQFTKIEITGITL from the coding sequence ATGTACGCAATAGTAAGTATAGCCGGACAGCAATTTAAAGTTGCAAAAGACCAGCAGATCTTTGTACACCGTTTACAGGGAGATGAAGGCGCTAGTATTGAATTTGACCAGGTATTGTTAGCAGAGAACGAAGGTAAATTTAAATTAGGTTCTGATTTAAAAAGCGCTAAAGTATCAGCTAAGATCGTGTCTCATTTAAAAGGTGATAAAGTAATTATCTTCAAAAAGAAAAGAAGAAAAGGTTACAAAAAGAAAAACGGTCACCGTCAGCAATTTACCAAGATCGAGATCACCGGTATCACATTATAA
- the dinB gene encoding DNA polymerase IV, producing the protein MVPKRYIVHIDLDSFFVSVERKFDPSLIGKAVIIGGSADRGVVASCSYEARKYGVHSAMPTRQALKLCPHAIVIHGTHGRYSEASREVTEIIHRSVPLYQKTSVDEFYIDLSGMERFHDPYQIASNLRQTVIRETGLPISFGMASGKTIAKMATNQAKPNGQLYVQHGKEKEFLAPLPIGKIPGLGESTCQKLYQYGIEKIGDLQRVNLKFLEAVFGKAGTYIYNKANGIDDSEIVPHSDRKSISTEHTFHNDVKDMRTLENILVSMTEELAGKLRRENKVASCLAIKIRYANFETHTQQQKIALTAAEHILIPGIKNLLYKAWNKHRPIRLIGVRLSNLCTGSYQINLFEDNEERIRLYQAMDTINFRFGEKTVCRAAGMEIGARTFNPFLKG; encoded by the coding sequence ATGGTTCCAAAGCGGTACATCGTCCACATCGATCTGGATTCGTTTTTCGTTTCGGTTGAGCGAAAGTTCGACCCCTCGCTCATTGGCAAGGCTGTTATTATTGGCGGCTCGGCAGATAGGGGCGTGGTAGCATCCTGCAGTTACGAGGCGCGAAAGTATGGCGTGCACTCGGCTATGCCCACAAGGCAGGCACTAAAGCTTTGTCCGCATGCTATTGTGATACATGGCACCCACGGGCGTTATTCAGAGGCCTCGCGCGAGGTTACCGAGATCATCCATCGTTCGGTACCGCTATATCAGAAAACATCGGTAGACGAGTTCTATATCGACCTGTCGGGTATGGAGCGTTTTCACGACCCATACCAAATAGCCAGCAACTTAAGGCAAACGGTGATACGCGAAACCGGGCTGCCTATTTCCTTCGGCATGGCGTCCGGTAAAACTATAGCTAAAATGGCAACCAACCAGGCCAAACCAAACGGGCAGCTATATGTACAGCATGGTAAAGAAAAAGAGTTTTTAGCACCACTGCCAATTGGCAAAATACCCGGACTTGGCGAAAGTACCTGCCAAAAGCTTTATCAATACGGTATCGAAAAAATTGGCGACCTGCAAAGGGTTAACCTAAAGTTTTTAGAGGCTGTATTTGGCAAGGCAGGCACTTATATTTATAACAAGGCTAATGGCATAGACGACAGCGAGATAGTACCGCACAGCGACCGTAAATCCATCTCGACCGAGCATACCTTTCATAACGATGTAAAGGATATGCGCACGCTTGAAAATATTTTGGTGAGTATGACCGAAGAACTGGCCGGTAAATTAAGGCGCGAAAACAAGGTGGCATCGTGCCTGGCCATTAAAATACGCTATGCCAATTTTGAGACCCATACCCAGCAGCAAAAAATAGCCCTAACCGCTGCAGAGCATATATTAATACCCGGCATAAAAAACCTGCTTTACAAGGCATGGAACAAACACCGGCCCATAAGGCTGATAGGTGTAAGGCTAAGTAACCTATGCACCGGCAGCTACCAAATAAACCTGTTTGAGGATAATGAAGAGCGCATACGGCTTTACCAGGCCATGGATACCATTAACTTTCGCTTTGGCGAAAAAACAGTTTGCCGCGCCGCCGGGATGGAAATAGGGGCGAGAACGTTTAACCCGTTTTTAAAGGGGTAG
- the argG gene encoding argininosuccinate synthase, giving the protein MKKKVVLAYSGGLDTSFCCIYLTRDLGYEVHSVIVNTGGFSDEELKGVEERAYQMGVTSHHVVDETNNFYDTCVRYLIYGNVLKNNTYPLSVSAERVSQATAIANYAKEIGAEFVAHGSTGAGNDQVRFDMIFNILVPEVKIITPIRDLKLSREEEIEYLKKHGVEMNFEKAKYSINKGIWGTSVGGKETLTSNLGLPEEAWPTQVTESTPKTLELIFEQGELVGIDNEKYDHPTKAIQALQAIAQPYGIGRDIHVGDTIIGIKGRVGFEAAAPMVIIKAHHTLEKHVLTKWQLSWKDQLSAFYGNWLHEGQFHDPIMRNIESFLTDTQKQVSGKVFVQLHPYRFQVVGIESDHDLMSNKFGSYGEMNNAWSGEDVKGFSKIFGNQVMIYHKVNTPQPPTGGAE; this is encoded by the coding sequence ATGAAAAAGAAAGTAGTACTGGCATACAGCGGCGGATTAGACACCTCATTTTGCTGCATTTATTTAACACGCGACCTGGGTTACGAGGTGCACTCGGTAATAGTAAATACCGGCGGTTTTAGCGATGAAGAATTAAAGGGTGTTGAAGAACGCGCTTACCAAATGGGTGTAACCAGCCATCATGTGGTAGATGAGACCAACAACTTTTATGATACTTGCGTACGCTATTTGATATATGGTAACGTATTAAAAAATAACACCTATCCCCTTTCGGTAAGTGCCGAGCGGGTAAGCCAGGCAACCGCTATTGCCAACTACGCTAAAGAAATTGGTGCCGAATTTGTTGCCCATGGCAGTACAGGCGCCGGTAACGACCAGGTGCGTTTTGATATGATATTCAATATCCTGGTGCCCGAGGTAAAAATCATCACCCCCATTCGCGATTTGAAACTGAGCCGCGAAGAAGAAATTGAGTACCTTAAAAAACACGGTGTTGAAATGAACTTCGAAAAAGCGAAGTACTCTATCAACAAAGGCATTTGGGGTACATCTGTAGGTGGTAAAGAAACGCTTACTTCAAATTTGGGCCTGCCCGAAGAAGCCTGGCCTACACAAGTTACCGAATCAACACCCAAAACATTAGAACTGATTTTTGAACAAGGCGAACTGGTGGGTATAGATAACGAAAAATACGATCACCCAACAAAAGCCATACAGGCATTACAGGCTATTGCACAACCCTACGGCATAGGCAGGGACATACACGTAGGCGATACCATCATCGGCATAAAAGGCCGTGTAGGTTTTGAAGCTGCGGCACCAATGGTGATCATTAAAGCACACCATACATTAGAAAAACACGTGCTTACCAAGTGGCAGCTATCATGGAAGGACCAGCTTTCGGCGTTTTATGGTAACTGGCTGCACGAGGGGCAGTTTCATGACCCAATTATGCGTAATATTGAGTCGTTTTTAACCGATACCCAAAAACAGGTGAGCGGTAAGGTGTTTGTGCAACTGCACCCATATCGTTTCCAGGTGGTAGGTATCGAGTCGGATCACGACCTGATGTCGAACAAATTTGGCAGCTACGGCGAAATGAACAACGCCTGGAGCGGCGAAGATGTTAAAGGCTTCAGCAAGATATTTGGCAACCAGGTAATGATATATCATAAAGTAAATACCCCCCAGCCCCCTACAGGGGGAGCTGAATAA